From the Paenibacillus sp. FSL H8-0548 genome, one window contains:
- a CDS encoding sugar ABC transporter permease, translated as MRKGLFYGLLFTAPAILGFIIFTLGPMIASLVLSLTDYNVFKDQTSFIGFDNYVKMFSGEDDLFYKSLGVTFYFVILRVPAVIILSFFIALLLNMNVKGRAMFRTIIYLPSIVPAVASAMIWMWLMNPDLGLINSVLNWLHLPTSNWLYSEGSVIPSVVLTTLWGIGSTVIIFLAGLSGIPKQYYEAIDVDGGGWYNKLRHITIPMVTPTIFFNTIMTIIGSFQVFNEAYILTEGGPNNKSLFYVFYLWRTGFRDTEMGYASALAWILFIIIMFFTFIVFKTSKSWVHYEGGERS; from the coding sequence ATGCGCAAGGGACTATTTTACGGGCTATTGTTTACGGCTCCGGCTATACTCGGTTTTATCATTTTCACATTAGGACCAATGATTGCAAGCCTGGTGCTTAGCTTAACGGACTATAACGTCTTCAAGGATCAAACTTCCTTTATCGGTTTTGATAACTATGTAAAGATGTTCTCAGGTGAAGATGATCTGTTCTATAAATCGTTAGGTGTTACGTTCTATTTTGTTATTCTGCGGGTTCCTGCAGTCATCATTCTTTCCTTCTTTATTGCATTACTGCTGAACATGAATGTCAAAGGTAGAGCGATGTTCCGGACGATTATCTATCTTCCGAGCATTGTGCCAGCCGTTGCATCCGCGATGATCTGGATGTGGCTGATGAATCCTGATCTAGGACTAATTAATTCCGTGCTCAATTGGCTGCATTTGCCGACAAGCAATTGGTTGTACTCGGAAGGCAGTGTTATTCCATCGGTTGTGCTGACTACGCTATGGGGAATCGGAAGCACGGTCATTATTTTTCTAGCGGGACTCTCTGGTATTCCCAAGCAGTATTATGAAGCTATCGATGTGGATGGAGGTGGCTGGTACAACAAGCTGCGCCATATTACGATACCGATGGTCACGCCGACGATATTCTTCAATACGATTATGACGATTATCGGCTCCTTCCAGGTGTTTAATGAAGCCTATATCTTAACGGAAGGCGGACCGAATAACAAAAGCTTGTTTTATGTATTTTACCTCTGGAGAACGGGGTTTAGAGATACTGAGATGGGGTATGCATCAGCGCTTGCTTGGATTTTGTTTATCATTATTATGTTCTTTACGTTTATCGTATTCAAAACCTCTAAGTCTTGGGTGCATTACGAAGGAGGTGAGCGCTCTTGA
- a CDS encoding sugar ABC transporter substrate-binding protein, with protein MKQQRKSIIVLMALLLMFATVLSACSKSTTDNNNSPNSTSSETPAKKPITLRMTVWGAPEEVAAYKVAIQRFEAKYTNIKVDLQHIAADYDTKLTTMVAGNDVPDIAMMESGTIAFPLAEQGKFYNLQQFLDNDSEISVDSLVPNIMYSLEPGNVIGIAPGPESFGLFYNEDIFKEAGIAPPPSKVSEAWTWDEFVEVAKKLTIDTKGKSANEAGFDAKNIKQYGINISTWWGVYSNFVYSNGGDFVSADGKSFALNQPEAVEAIQKMSDLMNVHHVAPSPVQAKNIPSTNVALQTKKVAMAIDGQWASTGLAQSKFNFNVGVMPVLKEPVTTVVCGMFSIFKSTEHPQEAWELLKALLDPEASIDMITAGTWMPSYKDWYTEPALLAKWTENLDSRPSGYKDAIVDVILTKSHQTPTGYVKNFTKIMDIVNPALDKVWLGQQTAQEAMDSIAAKAQEQVQGRRDIE; from the coding sequence ATGAAACAACAAAGAAAATCGATAATCGTTCTAATGGCTCTACTGTTAATGTTTGCTACTGTTTTATCTGCATGCTCAAAATCCACCACAGATAACAATAATAGCCCAAACTCTACATCCAGTGAAACACCAGCGAAGAAGCCCATTACTCTTCGGATGACCGTGTGGGGTGCGCCGGAGGAAGTGGCTGCATACAAGGTAGCGATTCAAAGGTTTGAAGCGAAATATACGAATATTAAAGTTGATCTTCAACATATTGCTGCTGATTATGATACGAAGCTGACCACAATGGTAGCGGGTAATGATGTACCGGATATCGCCATGATGGAGTCAGGCACCATTGCCTTTCCGTTGGCAGAGCAGGGGAAGTTTTATAACCTTCAACAATTTCTGGACAATGACTCCGAGATCAGTGTAGACAGCCTAGTTCCAAACATTATGTATTCGCTTGAGCCGGGTAATGTCATCGGTATTGCTCCAGGCCCAGAATCATTTGGTCTATTTTATAACGAGGACATCTTTAAGGAAGCGGGCATTGCACCTCCGCCTAGTAAAGTATCGGAAGCCTGGACATGGGATGAGTTTGTTGAAGTCGCGAAGAAGCTGACGATCGACACAAAAGGCAAATCGGCGAACGAAGCAGGATTTGATGCGAAAAATATTAAGCAGTATGGGATTAACATCTCGACATGGTGGGGCGTCTACAGCAACTTTGTTTATTCCAATGGCGGTGACTTCGTCTCAGCGGATGGTAAGAGCTTTGCGCTTAACCAGCCGGAAGCAGTCGAGGCTATACAGAAAATGTCGGATTTGATGAATGTGCACCATGTCGCGCCTTCACCGGTGCAAGCCAAAAACATCCCATCAACAAATGTTGCCCTTCAGACGAAAAAGGTAGCGATGGCCATTGATGGCCAATGGGCCAGCACGGGACTCGCGCAGTCGAAGTTTAACTTTAACGTAGGAGTAATGCCAGTTCTGAAAGAGCCAGTGACTACGGTTGTATGTGGAATGTTCTCGATATTTAAATCAACGGAGCATCCACAAGAAGCATGGGAGCTGTTGAAAGCGCTTCTTGATCCGGAAGCCTCTATTGATATGATAACAGCCGGAACATGGATGCCATCATATAAAGATTGGTACACAGAGCCAGCCTTGCTCGCCAAATGGACAGAGAATCTAGATTCAAGGCCTTCCGGTTATAAAGACGCTATCGTGGATGTTATTTTGACTAAGAGTCATCAGACACCGACAGGATATGTGAAAAACTTTACTAAAATCATGGATATCGTGAACCCTGCTTTGGATAAAGTATGGCTCGGTCAACAAACCGCGCAGGAAGCGATGGATTCTATTGCTGCCAAAGCACAAGAACAAGTGCAAGGACGAAGAGATATAGAGTAA
- a CDS encoding carbohydrate ABC transporter permease, producing MKQSRLMLSAGYGALILISAMFIIPFIWLIRSSLMNLSQIFTMPPEWIPAPFQWDNFRRALTVLPFDTFFTNTIIIVVSVLIGTVVTSSVAAFGFSRISWKGRDTLFAILMTSMMLPAAVTIIPSFLGWQMLGFYDTYYPLIVPAYFGGGIFNIFLLRQFYLTIPRDFDEAAFVDGANYFQIYIKIIFPLSRSAIIVVALFSFLGSWNDFMGPLIYLKSDKLFTLALGLQMFQGSYTAQWDLLMAASAAVVLPCVIVFLIGQRYFLEGITLTGLKG from the coding sequence TTGAAACAATCGAGGCTTATGCTTAGTGCAGGCTACGGAGCTCTAATCTTGATCTCAGCCATGTTTATCATCCCGTTCATTTGGTTAATCCGCAGCTCGCTCATGAATTTATCACAGATTTTTACGATGCCGCCGGAATGGATACCAGCGCCGTTTCAATGGGATAATTTCCGCAGAGCGCTCACGGTGCTGCCGTTCGATACTTTTTTTACAAACACGATCATTATTGTTGTTAGCGTTCTTATTGGAACGGTGGTGACGAGCAGCGTAGCGGCATTTGGTTTTTCACGGATCTCATGGAAGGGCAGAGATACGCTGTTCGCCATTCTTATGACCAGCATGATGCTGCCGGCAGCGGTTACGATTATTCCAAGCTTTCTTGGCTGGCAAATGCTTGGCTTCTACGATACGTATTATCCATTAATCGTTCCTGCTTATTTTGGCGGGGGGATCTTTAATATATTTCTGCTAAGACAGTTTTACTTAACGATTCCGCGAGATTTTGATGAAGCGGCATTCGTAGATGGAGCGAACTATTTTCAAATCTATATCAAAATTATATTCCCATTAAGCCGTTCAGCAATTATTGTCGTTGCGCTGTTTAGCTTCTTAGGATCATGGAATGATTTCATGGGACCGCTTATTTATCTAAAGAGCGATAAGCTCTTTACGTTGGCATTAGGATTGCAGATGTTCCAAGGCTCTTATACCGCGCAATGGGATTTGCTTATGGCGGCTTCAGCGGCGGTTGTACTGCCTTGTGTTATCGTGTTTTTGATTGGACAGCGTTATTTCCTAGAAGGAATTACGTTAACAGGTCTAAAGGGATAA